Genomic window (Rosa chinensis cultivar Old Blush chromosome 6, RchiOBHm-V2, whole genome shotgun sequence):
GTAACATCATCAGGCTCTCTGACCATTCTCAAAATTACACCATGTTTTTGTGAATGACGCTGTGACTTGCGCGATTGATTTTTCCTCCGTCGCTTCAGTTCAGAACGCTCCACTGACCTTCCGCGCTCTTTTGAGACAGCAGCAACAATGTCCTCCGCAGCCGCAGAACGGCAAGAACCAGCTACATGGCCAACCATCCCACACCTGCTACAGATATCAGGTTCAGACTCATACTTGACTCCAATCACAACGACCTCACCATTGGCCCTAGTGATTCTGAGCTTGTCATGAAGGGACTGGGAGAAATCAATATCCACTAAAACTTTGGCAAACAAGCCCACGGTGCTGTTCTTGGTTCGAGGGTCCAGTTTAAGAGGCGTACTAAGACCAGATGCAATTTCAAAAAGAGTTTGTTGATCCCAGTAGGCAAACCCTAAATCCCAAAAGGGCACCCAGACCTGTGCAAAGGTATTTTTGTATGTAGATGGTGAGAACTCAGGTGACCATTTAATCAGACGAAGCATGTCGGAGTTAAGTCGCACTGTCTCCAACGACCAAACGCGCTGCATATCGACTAAGTTTTTGAACTGGATCATGAAAAACCCCCTACCTAGAGGTGCCACAGTCCAGAGATCTAAGCCCTTCCAAAGTTGCTTCAATTGGTGTACAAGGTCTGGGGTCTTGATAGGAGAATTAACGCGACCAATCAAGTTGGTTTTGCATCTCTCAAGTCCACGAAGAAATGGCTTCTCAGAGATGCGAACAGAAATCAAACCATCTTCTAAAAATGGCAAGGGTAGATCGGCGATGGCAAAGGGAATTGGAGAAACCGCTGACAGAGTAGCGGCGTAGGAGGGCTTTGGTGTTTTAGGGCTAGGGCCGCCATGGAGGACGGCAGCCAACGCCGGTGTATGGGCGGTCAAAAGagggttagggttggtggaGGCTGCGGAAGCTCCAGTCTTTGGTGCTCTAACAACGGTTTTGGTTTCGAAATTGATGCCCTGATTAAAAAGCTATGCACTTTCAAATTTGGTTTAGAAATAAAGAAAACCTAGGAATTTAGTTTTGATAGAATAGACAACTGTTTTTGACAAATTATTTGACACAACAAACATTGTCCTAATTCAGAGTTTCTTAAACGTGCATAAAGATTGACAAATGAAGTTTTTGGTGGtactttcaaatttcaaaacaaaggTCTGAGACAAGAGATATGTTACTTCAAAATATGCAATAAAATAGGGttttctggaaatttccagCCATCCTAGATTTTGTTGTAAATAAATTCATTCAACTTTTGGGTTAACAATTATAGTTCTTCTACTTCAAAAAGATGATTTAAGACCTGAAAGTTCATTTACAAAACACTAAAACTTCATTAACGTATCTAACTTTGAATAAAAAGTTCCAAAATTTACTCTAGACACCCAAACTCAAGTACTCTGTTCTTGAGCTGCAACCATATTGATTTCAAACTTGAAAATACTGTTCGAAATCACTCATATGTTTAGCCAAATTTGAAGATTTCAACAATCAATTTCTTTTCAAGCAAAGactaagggcacgtttacttacttggaatgggagggaatgattacggggtaaaaacattcctgcatttactaacacataaaagaatCGCTATGAtaccgggtaaaagaattcatgtgtttactaacacatgaaggaatcggaatggatgtaggtcccacTTCCTTATTAGGAattgattcctgaatactcaggaatttgattacaaaagggggagatgagtttaggaatcaatcatctggaatcaataccgattcctttcttctgccattccacttgtctccgattcatgattattttccattccaaataagtaaacgtgccattaaATATATATCGGAAAAAGTCAAGATTAAAAGCAAATAAATCTAACTAATCTTTAGAAGTCAAAACCAAACTTGATTGAATTTGAcctttgataaaaataaatttgaaaagCCGTATCCTTTCTCTCACTATTTTGTTATTTCTTTCCTGCCTAGTTTCCCCCTTCCCCTCTCAGGTACTTTTGTTCAAACTACCGACTCTACTCTCTTCTAATCCTATCATCTCTAGGTCTAGGTATTCCAGTTTTTGTTTCTATAGGTATTCTAGCAGCTATTTCTATAGGTGTGTAGTTCTTGTTCCTAGAAGACGACAGCTCTTGCTTGGCTTCTTGGAAGATTCAAAACTACACTGTGTTCGCTAAAAAATTGTCTCAGCCACGTGTCACTGGGCCGATGGCTTCTTTGacttacacgtgtccttctgaATTGATGATGTGTGCgtgggcgtgccaactcgcggtcGAGAGGCCAAGCAaggttttgttatgtttttagaTCTTGCACCGATCTGACTTCTGATCAGTCGATTGTGGGCTGAGGAAGGATCGATCTCGGCACTGGTTCTCTCTGCCTTAGATGCAAGGACTTTACAGGAGTCGGCTTTGCTAGCTAGAATGTTCGTGTTGTGCAACTCGGTGAGTGAATGTGAAAGTGCGAGTGACAATTGATAAATCTATGGGGATGCAGATACTCACAAGTCACagtaaaaacaaaaccaaagtaTAAGGTGTTACCCTGATGCCTCAATTCAATACGGGTATGAACAAAGAAATGCATGAATGCTAGAAAACTCGTTTACTAGATCCAAACGTTTTGGTGATGTCTCTTTTTGTGATTTTCTTAATGAGTGCAGGAAGTAAATAACGTGAAGTAAACAATAGGAATATAAAAGTGCAGTGAATAAAGATAAATAACAAGAAtgttgtgatgacctggattttcgttatttaataatggaccagttgtaagaataattgttattgtgctttattcataagttgtatgtgaagtggtgTGATTTTCGTACGTTtaattatttgaatttcacagtttaggggtcgTGTGtagtttgaatttttatacgttgggattctttgaaaacttccttcacgaaagttgtagagcgcgtcgatgcgagttcgtggacatgtagaACGagaaaatcagagtttgtatgaaaaagttatggccattggaaaaagtttaCACTTTGGTATAAAAagggaatttccgaaaatttCTTCAtaattccattttccttttccggaagttgctttctctctctttctcttctctctcagctGCACCTTCAGTATCAAAGATATCCGTCTGACCCGACCTGAACCCGGCAGACCAGACCAGACCCGAATTTTCCGGCGAGCTTCGacggtctccggccgtgaaactctccagatcagttcgcctccttACTCCGGTCATCCCTCTGGAATTCTCTAGTAGTGATTCTCACCCACGGCGATGTTAGAAGGTGGCGAAGATTTGTTTATTCGGAACCGATCGGTTCTCCAATCTCTGACGTCAGCGAGGCTTCAAATTAGGCTTGGGGAGCTCGCAGCAGCCTCCTGGATCGATCTGtgatggttgtttggatcgattcatgtGAAACTTCgttcaactcagattgaacAGTGATTCACggtttgtgaggtagttttcgatcctttATGCTTAGtttctgacttcgtgctagttatgaaaattgataagcatgctgagatgaacatctttgatgttggaagttttgtgaaatatagAGTTTTAGCCGGCAGCAGTGTACAACCTGTGGCTGCATTCAGGAggcgttccggccatgtaaaggactgtttctggtattatatatcttctactcatcgatacaagcgttttgatatataatatgcaatttttggagttcgtatgaatttgttatgatttttacaattTCATATTggttgatttattcgatccgtgaggattcgagtgtccgatcgacttgtggtttggacatattgATCGTGGAAATATTCTGGAGACTTTGTGAATTtggttcgatttggggattcgaattttatttaattgtgattcgttgactgaatcaagactgtacttccttaggtacttgacaaAGTATTATTAGACAGTTATTTTGTGGCTTGGCttctttgttctgtattgaagacgcagtgggaATTTCGagatgagtaatctcacaacgttcatttacgaacggagttaccattattgttttggcgttatttgtttaactgcaaactatacttggtattagtaggcattcctgagcgaatgactacgtatacatatatatatttacgtgaaatatatatatattcttgtgagtgaTATGTGatggaataatatgcatgattgcgttcatattattgttgaaggcgacttttcaggaaacaatattgtgggaaaaaatgttttctattgtttgaaaagtatcgagtttgatgttacatttttgagtcaagcgtgactcattctaaatgtattggtccttgtaccaagagtcacagatggtgagcaaggatggggtaagccgaaactagatgtttgtaacctTTTTAGGTCtggtgcgacttacttaacgtttgattttaagaccagacggggtttgaagatcatatgtcacagatagTGACAGCTCGCAAATGATGACCTTAACGTttgattctaagaccagacgaggtctgaaaatcatatgtcacagatggtggcAGATcgtagatggtgaccaaggcagaatatcaggtaatcacgactttggccggacgagtggttactatttcagttagagctctagtttgtctgccattatagcttatgggtttaacggtcgaggttgctggagactcagaagtatgtagtttaaaggagagttctgagagtattcttcttttattgtctagatgagacttgatttgcttcttgatggttaagttagaaaatagaacattgtcacagcggtggcTTATGTTGTCTCTTCAGTGGAAAAGACATgaaatgttagaaggaatcatggttgcattgtTTCTTTAAGCTGATTTGTgtaagttgttgattgatgttcatgagttactcatacgagctttcataagcttatcgggtttgttgtgtggcaaccctgtgcactattcaatggtgtaggggttaatcctgcaggtcagggtaatcgtggctgaagttgaggtaccttgttggcagcagaactggtaggaagtaaattttgttggctttgccattgtatgacttccgctatgtagtaagctctgaggagcatttacgttttattttgtgatgacaatttaatttgtaagttgtgtaatatataactctgtggagtaagtgtatattaactctgagggttcagggcatcagtatgtacttggtttaaaggagaaaaagtttccaggtattttgtattgatggttgaacgatcacgcatgtataattatgagattatatatcgatttttatttgtgttaaaaatcaggggcgtgacagttaaACCGCGGGAAATAAAGTGCAGCAAAGTAACAATCGAAAAGATTAATTGCAGGAATGTAAAGAACGACAATttaaagtgcaggaaagataaatatTGGTAAATAAAGcgataagataaacacataTAGATTGATAATTGTGCTGAAGtgttgaaatgtattgagataaaatttgtgtaattgcgTAGAGCGTTTGGTCGAGAACCTCTACAATGATGCCTACagtcctttttatagtgaaaCGAAACTACTTAATGAAGAAAAAGACACAATCTCAGCCTTGACAGCTAAGaccgcattgattacaaataaAACACTATTTCACGATTCTGATCTCTTTGACGATATCAATGCTTTCATGGATAATCAATCAGATCCAGTAATTGATGACAATAAAACCCCTTAATGCACATTAATTCAAATTAATTGCTCCAAACTTTGGTAATGGCATCCTTAACTCGTTATCTTTTGCCATGAAACTGACAATCAACTTTTATAGATCTTTAATACACTGCAGCTATTCAGCTGTGATAATTCATTATGCCTTGTGGATCCTTTGATTTCTCCAGATTTAGTAATGGTTCTCTGAACATGTTATCTTCTGCCATAAAGTTGATAGCTAACTTTGTAAATCTTCAATGAGGCGCTGCTAATCAACCGCGATCATTCATTACGCCTTGTGGGTCAGACCCATATGTCTGCCACGTGGGCCTTACCAAATTTAGGTGCAAACAGATTGAATGTTGCAACGcagttagattttttttttgaataaaaagtaaaatcaaAGGAACTAATTAAAATCTAGTAAATCTTAATTTGATACTAGCTAAAAAAATACGACTTTAGGATTTCACAAATCCATTGTTAAGTAATTGACAGAAATGGCAACTGAGAACATCTGTCTCTTGAATGTAGGCCTGGTAAATTTGCTggcaaccccccccccccccccccccccagtttAAAACACACTCGTCCACTTCTGTTAAGATTTCGAGTTGAAAATACACCAACCTGTTAACTAATGGGAAGAAATGTGCTAGCCCACAGACTTTGCATAACTCATTAACCCACTATCCCTCACGTTCTTGGACGCATTGAGCACTAGCTCTTCCAGCAAAGGAAGCCCAGAGATGAAGTCGATCAAAGCTGCACGCCCAATTCGAGCAACTTATGTGAAACCGTCGTCGTTTGAAATACTGCACACTTTGGCCAATCACAATGTTGTTAGCCAAAAAGTCACCCTCAAGTTTAAGagccaagttatagtgtagggatTATGAGTAGTGGATATTATACCCAAGGGATTGAAAAATTCCACTACAGCTAGGGAAGATTAGAGGATGCTAGAAGAGTATGCAAATGTATAATCACAAATAATGGCTcgcaagtgaaccaaagttcatgctGATCGAGTATGTGCAATATGAAGTGAAGTAGGTTGATTTTGATGTTCAAGTGATTTCAATTTAAATTAAAACAACCAAATGATGAAAACTTAAAATGTAAACTAAGCTATGCTAAATAAGTTTTTATCTAATGGATGAGAGTTAGGACTTAAGGTTTCCATCTCTAGTCTCCCTTGCAAACAATGATACTTTTAAAGTGAGTGATGCCACTTAAATCAACCAATTTTTTTCCTTGCATTCCTCTCGGGTATGTATCAAGCATCTGCTCTGAGGTGTAATACTTAACTACTTAAATTATGCATTTTAATCCGGTTAAGTATATCGTGCATTACCCCAAGTGCATAAAGCTTGAAGATAAAGAGATTATGCAAACCAATCATACTTGCACATATGATATGCTAGCTATCATGCTTCTAACAATCAAAATTAATCAAGCCTTAATTGTTTCTTATGTCATGTCAAACATTCATACCAAATTGATTAAGTTGAAACTTAAGTGTTCAACTTTTGAACTACCATGTTAAAGTGCTAATGAAAAATGCATCAAATACAGTATTCACATTAATGTCATACAAGATAGGCTAAGACTTTCAATCGTAGCCCCAACAAAGCACTACTCACTAATAATTACATACACtaacttcataatcaaattaagagctaaaatcattttaccaCCCTAAACTTTATATCTAAAATCATTTGCACCCCTAAACTTCTAATATGATCGCACTCTCCAATGTGATTGATTATAGCCAATCCTTAACTAATCCATAAATTTCTTCATATAGTACTGTTGCCCACTCAAACTAGATTTTGGCCTTCAATCATGCAAGAAACACACCATTTACATGTCCAAAGCTAAAACCTGACCCTAAGTGGACTCTCATCATCACCAATTtatgaagaaattgatgaaTTAGTTTACTAATGACTTTGGTTGATCATATTGGAGGGTATAAGGGCATATGTGATCTTAGAAGTTTGAGGACGCAAATGATTTTAGGTGTAAAGTTCAAGGTGGTAAAATGACTTTAGCTCTCAaattaaacataaaaatataatctAGAGTAAAAGAGATAAAGTTGGCTTAGTGGTGTGGCAGATGGTCCCCAAGCTCACGTcttggtgatgatgatggtggtggtggttgtgaTACACTCTCCTTTTTAATCTTGAAGATTTGATGATAAAGGATAGTGAAGCTTGAATTATGTATTGTGTGAATATGTGGAGTAGATTGAGAAAATGGTGATAGAAATTAGGGTGGAGAGAAATGATGTATTAGTAGTGGTGTTAATGGAGGTAGAGGATAagaaatggtggtggtgatgatggaggAGATAGAGTTTGAAAGAAGATTTGGATTATGGGAGATGAATGAGGATGTAATGATGGTAGTAGTTTTCCTAATTGCTCGAATTGTGAGCAGAGGAAGTATTTGTAAGTGtcgttttggtttttgaatgaATGTTATGAATcgtttcctcaaaaaaaaaaaaattaaaaaaaaaaacttaacaagatagaaaaaacaaaattaaccaAAGTGACAGTAGAATATAACGTTAATGAAGATAAAATGCAAgcgtgaaaagaaaaaaaaaattatcttaaAGCAACCAATTTCTTTGGGCCTTTTCCCGTATACCCAAAAAGCCTTGGTATTTTTCTCAACTGCCCAATACTTTGGTATTACACTGTTGTTGCTAGAAAAAGACTAACAGGAAAGGtttaaacaaacaaatgccttttgtatcctatgttgacctttgAATTCTTCTACAGTTCTATCCAACAAAAGGAACAGGTTTTAAAATGT
Coding sequences:
- the LOC112170878 gene encoding uncharacterized protein LOC112170878 yields the protein MTGVRRRTDLESFTAGDRRSSPENSGLGINFETKTVVRAPKTGASAASTNPNPLLTAHTPALAAVLHGGPSPKTPKPSYAATLSAVSPIPFAIADLPLPFLEDGLISVRISEKPFLRGLERCKTNLIGRVNSPIKTPDLVHQLKQLWKGLDLWTVAPLGRGFFMIQFKNLVDMQRVWSLETVRLNSDMLRLIKWSPEFSPSTYKNTFAQVWVPFWDLGFAYWDQQTLFEIASGLSTPLKLDPRTKNSTVGLFAKVLVDIDFSQSLHDKLRITRANGEVVVIGVKYESEPDICSRCGMVGHVAGSCRSAAAEDIVAAVSKERGRSVERSELKRRRKNQSRKSQRHSQKHGVILRMVREPDDVTASLELTVTNLRNEVGDMRASSVLNDVETLTTAPFLTEAPVIMAAPVMDGLMEVAVPAQKSDSSDSVPPGFTRLEPENELQASSSTSTPVVSAAPPSIIVADCNQSDCQLGDRTEALEDEEFTPVLSKKSKKLQKQNEKTKNKIISHKPAGRALLRKGASLKCF